One Gemmatimonadales bacterium DNA window includes the following coding sequences:
- a CDS encoding M1 family metallopeptidase: MRPIPLLAALVICPLAGALAQDSTFTHADTLRGSNGPARAWWDAAFYDLHVRVNPADSSIVGWNGITYRILQPAREMQIDLQVPLEIDSVVQDRHRLAFRRDGDAFFVTLAARQRAGEVKTVTVWYHGKPRVARRPPWDGGFTWARDSVGNLWIATTCEGLGASVWWPLKDYLADEPDSQRIAITVPDSLADVSNGRLRSTVRNADGTTTYEWFVADPINSYDVVVNAGVYGHFADTLDGAAGRLTRDFWPLAYHLDVARREWQQATPMLKCFEHWFGPYPWYADGYKLVEAPHLGMEHQSAVAYGNHFLNGYLGRDLSRTGIGLQWDFIIVHESAHEWFGNNISVQDHADMWVHEGFAAYAEGLYTECQLGPTAGAAYLIGVRKAIRNDRPVIGPYGVNGTGSGDMYPKGANLLHTIRQIVDDDAKWRGVLSGLNHEFWHQTVTSRQVEDYISRQAGIDLGRVFDQYLRTTRIPELDYKVEGGTLSYRWANVVPGFAMPVRVQVPGLGTRVLHPTEAWQTLAVSSPQAAEVEVDESWYVTARDVGGSAAAGSGGGR, from the coding sequence ATGCGCCCCATCCCGCTGCTTGCCGCACTGGTCATCTGTCCGCTCGCCGGCGCTCTCGCCCAGGACTCCACTTTCACCCACGCGGATACGCTGCGCGGCTCCAACGGGCCGGCGCGCGCGTGGTGGGACGCGGCGTTCTACGATCTGCACGTGCGGGTGAACCCCGCCGACAGCAGCATCGTGGGCTGGAACGGCATCACCTACCGCATCCTCCAGCCCGCGCGCGAGATGCAGATCGACCTGCAGGTGCCCCTGGAGATCGACAGCGTGGTGCAGGACCGCCACCGGCTGGCCTTCCGGCGGGACGGCGACGCCTTCTTCGTGACGCTCGCCGCGCGCCAGCGCGCGGGCGAGGTGAAGACGGTCACCGTGTGGTATCACGGCAAGCCGCGGGTCGCCCGGCGGCCGCCGTGGGACGGCGGCTTCACGTGGGCCCGGGACAGCGTGGGCAACCTGTGGATCGCCACGACGTGCGAGGGCCTGGGGGCCAGCGTATGGTGGCCGCTCAAGGACTACCTCGCCGACGAGCCCGACAGCCAGCGCATCGCGATCACCGTCCCGGACTCGCTGGCGGACGTCTCGAACGGCCGGCTGCGCAGCACCGTGCGCAACGCCGACGGCACGACCACCTACGAGTGGTTCGTCGCCGACCCGATCAACAGCTACGACGTCGTCGTCAACGCGGGCGTCTACGGGCACTTCGCCGACACGCTCGACGGCGCGGCCGGCCGGCTCACGCGCGACTTCTGGCCGCTCGCCTACCACCTCGACGTGGCGAGGCGGGAGTGGCAGCAGGCGACGCCGATGCTGAAGTGCTTCGAGCACTGGTTCGGCCCGTACCCGTGGTACGCCGACGGCTACAAGCTCGTCGAGGCGCCGCACCTGGGGATGGAGCACCAGAGCGCCGTCGCCTACGGCAACCACTTCCTCAACGGGTATCTCGGCCGGGACCTCTCGCGCACCGGCATCGGGCTCCAGTGGGACTTCATCATCGTGCACGAGAGCGCCCACGAGTGGTTCGGCAACAACATCTCCGTGCAGGATCACGCGGACATGTGGGTGCACGAGGGGTTCGCGGCCTACGCGGAGGGGCTCTACACGGAGTGTCAGCTCGGCCCGACGGCGGGCGCGGCGTACCTGATCGGCGTGCGCAAGGCGATCCGCAACGACCGGCCGGTGATCGGTCCCTACGGGGTCAACGGCACCGGGTCCGGCGACATGTACCCCAAGGGCGCCAACCTGCTGCACACCATCCGCCAGATCGTGGACGACGACGCGAAGTGGCGCGGAGTCCTGAGCGGGCTCAACCACGAGTTCTGGCATCAGACGGTCACCAGCCGGCAGGTCGAGGACTACATCAGCCGCCAGGCGGGCATCGACCTGGGCAGGGTGTTCGACCAGTACCTGCGGACGACCCGGATCCCGGAGCTCGACTACAAGGTCGAGGGCGGGACGCTCTCCTACCGCTGGGCGAACGTGGTGCCCGGGTTTGCGATGCCGGTCCGGGTCCAGGTGCCGGGGCTCGGCACCCGCGTGCTGCACCCCACCGAGGCCTGGCAGACGCTGGCGGTCTCCTCGCCGCAGGCCGCCGAGGTCGAGGTGGACGAGAGCTGGTACGTGACGGCGCGCGACGTGGGCGGCTCCGCGGCCGCGGGCAGCGGCGGGGGGCGGTGA
- a CDS encoding response regulator transcription factor: protein MTKVLIADDHPVVREGVRRILQGASEVEVVGEVGRSDEVLDAARRLKPDVLILDIAMPGPSHLEVLAALPAACPGTRTLILSAQPEEEYAVRALKSGATGYLTKDYAPPDLIEAVRRIAAGGRYVTDALAERLAMGLGSDGATEPHERLSNRELEVLRLLAAGLSLKEIAARLDISPKTVSSFRARVLEKMELRTNADLVRYTLEHHLI, encoded by the coding sequence GTGACCAAGGTCCTCATCGCCGACGACCACCCGGTCGTGCGGGAGGGCGTGCGCCGCATCCTCCAGGGTGCCAGCGAGGTCGAGGTGGTCGGTGAAGTCGGCCGATCGGACGAGGTGCTGGACGCGGCGCGGCGGCTGAAGCCCGACGTGCTGATCCTCGACATCGCCATGCCGGGACCGAGCCACCTGGAGGTGCTGGCCGCGCTCCCCGCGGCGTGCCCGGGCACGCGCACGCTCATCCTCAGCGCCCAGCCCGAGGAGGAGTACGCGGTCCGCGCGCTCAAGAGCGGCGCCACCGGCTACCTCACCAAGGACTACGCGCCGCCCGACCTCATCGAGGCGGTGCGCCGGATCGCGGCCGGCGGCCGCTACGTCACCGACGCGCTGGCCGAGCGGCTGGCCATGGGCCTGGGCAGCGACGGCGCGACGGAGCCGCACGAGCGCCTGTCCAACCGCGAGCTGGAGGTGCTGCGCCTGCTGGCCGCCGGCCTCAGCCTGAAGGAGATCGCGGCCCGTCTCGACATCAGCCCCAAGACCGTGAGCAGCTTCCGCGCGCGCGTGCTCGAGAAGATGGAGCTGCGCACCAACGCCGACCTGGTGCGCTACACGCTGGAGCATCACCTCATCTAA
- a CDS encoding DUF4440 domain-containing protein: MRRVAAGACLLTFAVLGGCKSAPAPLTAADHAAAQAMDSAYSAAVAVGDVAGMTAGYSPDAMVQPPSMPMVKGMQAIRQFYQAMSSVKVTIQLTQETADGSGDFMYTTGRYHYQQMPAETGPSEDGKYLEVFRRGADGKWMLVAESWSPNAPPAPMAPAAAAPAKPAAHRAK, encoded by the coding sequence ATGCGTCGAGTCGCCGCGGGAGCGTGCCTGCTCACCTTCGCGGTGCTGGGCGGATGCAAGTCCGCGCCGGCCCCCCTCACCGCCGCCGACCACGCAGCCGCGCAGGCGATGGACTCCGCGTACTCCGCGGCCGTCGCCGTCGGCGACGTGGCGGGTATGACGGCGGGCTACTCTCCCGACGCGATGGTGCAGCCGCCCAGCATGCCGATGGTCAAGGGGATGCAGGCGATCCGCCAGTTCTACCAGGCCATGTCGAGCGTGAAGGTCACCATCCAGCTCACGCAGGAGACGGCGGACGGTTCGGGCGACTTCATGTACACCACCGGCCGCTACCACTACCAGCAGATGCCGGCGGAGACCGGCCCGTCGGAGGACGGCAAGTACCTGGAGGTCTTCCGCCGTGGCGCCGACGGCAAGTGGATGCTCGTCGCGGAGAGCTGGAGCCCCAATGCTCCACCCGCCCCGATGGCGCCCGCCGCGGCCGCTCCCGCGAAGCCGGCAGCGCACCGGGCGAAGTAG
- a CDS encoding HAMP domain-containing sensor histidine kinase translates to MEIPPAREEWVRAQRMDAASRTARVLAHEIANYLGSTRSMLYLLAEEIGPDPRSRADLDSVVRTVDSATRLVAALRGFAHAPTLGNGSADLNDVVAEVEAELQGLMPAGKTLTVERAPGPLIVKADAPRLRQLVLDLVAGANHALPVGGLVEVETGLVPDPGGGSASLVVRDDAPGLEPDAAARIFEPYVFDPAYDTGLRLPTIYATVARSGGTISGDSAPGTGTTIRVTLPLAAAARAGRS, encoded by the coding sequence ATGGAGATTCCGCCGGCACGTGAGGAGTGGGTTCGCGCGCAGCGCATGGACGCCGCGTCGCGGACCGCGCGCGTGCTCGCGCACGAGATCGCCAACTACCTCGGATCCACGAGATCCATGCTGTATCTCCTGGCCGAGGAGATCGGCCCCGATCCGCGCAGCCGGGCGGACCTCGACAGCGTGGTGCGCACGGTGGACAGCGCCACCAGGCTGGTGGCGGCGCTGCGCGGATTCGCCCACGCGCCCACGCTGGGCAACGGATCGGCGGACCTGAACGACGTCGTCGCCGAGGTCGAGGCCGAGCTGCAGGGCCTGATGCCGGCGGGCAAGACGCTCACGGTCGAGCGGGCGCCCGGCCCGCTGATCGTGAAGGCCGACGCGCCCAGGCTGCGGCAGCTGGTGCTGGACCTCGTGGCGGGCGCCAACCACGCGCTGCCGGTCGGCGGCCTCGTCGAGGTCGAGACGGGGCTCGTGCCGGACCCGGGCGGCGGCTCCGCGTCGCTCGTGGTGCGCGACGACGCGCCCGGCCTCGAGCCCGACGCGGCTGCCCGCATCTTCGAGCCGTACGTCTTCGATCCCGCCTACGACACCGGCCTCAGGCTCCCCACCATCTACGCCACCGTGGCACGGAGCGGCGGGACCATCAGCGGCGATTCGGCGCCGGGCACGGGGACGACGATCCGCGTCACGCTCCCGCTCGCCGCGGCCGCCCGGGCGGGGCGCTCGTGA